Below is a genomic region from Luoshenia tenuis.
GCGTAAGGAGTACAAAAATTGTACAGGCGTAAAGCAAGCTGCCGCCGCAATGTATGTAGAGGGAGTAAGCCGGTTTATTTATCAGCAGATTATACAGTATATAGATAAGCTTTCCCTGGCAGAATATCGAGCGATTACCGTCTACAGCTATTGGTTAATTGATATCGCGCGGGTAGGCTTTATGGTTAAAAATCACATTCTGGCGCTGGCACCGCACGCGACGGTTCGTGCAATATCGCGTGGGCATAGATATGATCTTTACGCATACCGCAATGCATTAGGATATTTGCCCTTTCAAGGTGAGATTATAGAAAAACTGGATGGCGTGTACCCTTGCTCAGAGGATGGAACGCAGTATTTAAAAGGCATTTATAAGCATCAGGCCGATAAAGTGCGTACGGCGTATCTGGGCACGCAGGACCATGGCCTGGGCTCATGGGAAGGGGAGCGGGCGTGTTGGAGGATGGTGACCTGTTCGAGCTTGGTAGCGATAAAGCAGGTCGCGCTCGTGGCGCAGGCACTGGCAAAACTGGAGCAGAAGGGATTAAGTGGAATTGTATGGGAGTGTTTTGGGGACGGCCCCTTGCGGGAAGAAATCGAAAGGTATGTAAAGGATAATGTCCACCAAAACAGCGTAATTTTTCATGGCGCAGTGCCGAACAAAAAGGTCATGGCATTTTATAAACAAAATGTCGTGCAAGTATTTATCAATACCAGCCAAAGCGAGGGGCTTCCGG
It encodes:
- a CDS encoding glycosyltransferase: MLTKQYPFGAGESFIENEINFLARGFQMVYLFPTEVARGEEQTREVPANVKVAPIFSGNDGGSWRRHMRYGLKALPHIADAQLRKEYKNCTGVKQAAAAMYVEGVSRFIYQQIIQYIDKLSLAEYRAITVYSYWLIDIARVGFMVKNHILALAPHATVRAISRGHRYDLYAYRNALGYLPFQGEIIEKLDGVYPCSEDGTQYLKGIYKHQADKVRTAYLGTQDHGLGSWEGERACWRMVTCSSLVAIKQVALVAQALAKLEQKGLSGIVWECFGDGPLREEIERYVKDNVHQNSVIFHGAVPNKKVMAFYKQNVVQVFINTSQSEGLPVSIMEAQSFGIPVLATKVGGVGEIIIDGENGYLMPAKIGADEVAQYIERLYRLNEEAYRAMRTRAREIWLEKFNMEKNYPDFVEEIS